A single region of the Thioalkalivibrio nitratireducens DSM 14787 genome encodes:
- the rsxG gene encoding electron transport complex subunit RsxG translates to MARIIARDVIITTLLLGLFAAAGTGLVAWVHSGTEARIAENRLAVTRLRVTAALEGLDYDNDPVGDHTTVSDPLLGGEDLPVWFARKGDDVVGLVLSAVTAQGYSGNIHLLVGLDTAGNLLGVRVTQHRETPGLGDDIEVDRSDWILGFRGRSLENPPIELWRVRRDGGIFDQFTGATITPRAVVQAVRDALLYFRDHADPLLATPPPERPAEPQPLEPATGATDPMTPAGAAEVPGAAPAQNPTEIAPP, encoded by the coding sequence ATGGCTAGGATCATTGCCCGGGATGTGATCATCACCACGCTGCTGCTGGGTCTGTTCGCGGCCGCCGGGACGGGTCTGGTGGCCTGGGTCCATTCCGGCACCGAGGCGCGGATTGCCGAGAACCGGCTCGCGGTCACACGCTTGCGCGTGACCGCGGCGCTGGAGGGCCTTGACTACGACAACGACCCGGTCGGCGACCACACGACCGTGAGCGATCCCCTGCTCGGCGGAGAGGACCTTCCGGTCTGGTTCGCGCGCAAAGGCGACGACGTGGTAGGGCTGGTGCTGTCGGCAGTCACCGCGCAAGGCTACAGCGGCAACATCCACCTGCTCGTGGGCCTGGATACCGCCGGCAACCTGCTGGGCGTCCGTGTCACCCAGCACCGGGAGACCCCGGGTCTGGGCGATGACATCGAAGTCGACCGCTCGGACTGGATCCTGGGCTTCCGGGGACGCTCGCTGGAGAACCCGCCGATCGAGCTTTGGCGGGTGCGCCGCGACGGCGGCATCTTCGACCAGTTCACCGGCGCCACTATCACCCCACGTGCAGTCGTGCAGGCCGTGCGCGACGCCCTGCTATATTTCAGGGATCATGCCGACCCACTGCTGGCCACTCCGCCACCGGAGCGTCCGGCCGAGCCCCAGCCGCTCGAACCGGCGACCGGCGCGACGGATCCGATGACGCCTGCGGGCGCCGCCGAAGTCCCGGGCGCAGCTCCTGCTCAGAACCCGACTGAGATAGCCCCGCCATGA
- a CDS encoding electron transport complex subunit E, producing the protein MNESYTDILREGLWTNNPGLVQLLGLCPLLAISGTVVNALGLGIATIATLVLSNSLVSLLREYVRPEIRIPVYVLIIASVVTAIELVMNAYFHGLFLVLGIFIPLIVTNCAIIGRAEAFASRNSVPRAGLDGLAMGVGFTGVLVAIGAMREVVGQGSLLVNAHLLFGEWGRGLRIEIFPEEHGFLLALLPPGAFLAMGLLIALKNLIDARLEQKPVGSPAPEPRPVESAT; encoded by the coding sequence ATGAACGAGAGCTACACCGACATCCTCCGCGAGGGGCTCTGGACCAACAACCCGGGACTGGTACAGCTGCTGGGGCTGTGCCCGCTGCTGGCGATCTCCGGCACGGTGGTCAATGCGCTCGGGCTCGGGATTGCGACCATCGCCACGCTGGTGCTATCGAACTCGCTGGTCTCGCTGCTGCGCGAGTATGTGCGGCCGGAGATCCGGATCCCGGTCTACGTGCTGATCATCGCCTCGGTCGTCACCGCGATCGAACTGGTGATGAACGCGTATTTCCACGGCCTGTTCCTGGTCCTGGGCATCTTCATCCCGCTGATCGTGACCAACTGCGCGATCATCGGCCGCGCCGAGGCCTTTGCCTCGCGCAACTCGGTCCCGCGCGCGGGCCTGGACGGGCTCGCGATGGGCGTCGGCTTCACCGGCGTACTGGTCGCGATCGGAGCAATGCGCGAGGTCGTGGGACAGGGCAGCCTGCTCGTCAACGCCCATTTGCTGTTCGGCGAATGGGGACGCGGGTTGCGCATCGAGATCTTCCCCGAGGAACACGGCTTCCTGCTCGCGCTGCTGCCGCCGGGCGCTTTTCTCGCGATGGGTCTCTTGATCGCACTGAAGAACCTGATCGATGCGCGTCTGGAGCAGAAACCGGTCGGATCCCCGGCACCGGAACCGCGGCCCGTGGAATCCGCGACCTGA